DNA sequence from the Erigeron canadensis isolate Cc75 unplaced genomic scaffold, C_canadensis_v1 Conyza_canadensis_unscaffolded:280, whole genome shotgun sequence genome:
tgtgaCATTGatcatacattttttgtttcacaattattataagatttatatatcttgagactactcatccaatggacgggcctaaagactagtatatatatatatgtatgtatataaagcTATCTTAAAGTGCTCGGGTAACATTCTCTTGCAACATCAGCATTATCATACGTGGCGTCACTGTATTAATTCATATGACACGTCATATTCAAATCAGCATAGATAAGCTTCCATGTAAGCAACCACATAGGATTCCCTCATAgttttaaaagataatgatGAAAAACACGTGTAGTGCAAGTTTTATTTCataatcttataataataatgttaaattagatattcAAAGAATCTGCTGTGCAacgttatttttattttttattgtaccATTTATTTCTTATTCCAAACAATGCATCAATttgtgagaaaaaaaatgaatttttaaataaaatatattgattgagaagaaatatttaaaattctATGATCAAATTAATAGATAgagtttaatatataaataaatgcaaATCGATATCaattattgaattattatttaattaaattaaaactgatagaaTTATAGAATTATGTAAAGCTATAGTATTAAACTAGATTTTGCCGTGTCCAACACTGTACACGAGATTTAAAATATAACCagtattagattttcatacatttaaattataaaagcttataattttaaatatatatgcttgtaagtgttatactttgcaagttgtagtacaataaccacatgttcgtcactgtcattattagttgagacatattgatgaattTATTTGTCGTAGTGATACCACAAGGCACCTACtacaataattaatatattatggaatttttaaaaccagttttactaataatgtgatattattatgaaaaataattaagaattaaaatataaaaataattgtgatcttgtacttgacattcaagtatatgtatttgatcatgatgctaCAGGTttatttcaatcacttgttctatgatagttaaataacaattaggattattttcataaattttgataacaattaggacttttgatttgaataacatttgtaactttaaaaaactaaatataaatactttttaaaactttttaaaaaatcatctcaagttgatgggtaaaaatatatataaattaagtatttaggggtaaaaagtgtaaattattgttggaaaacaaaaaagtgtaaattaatgagactttttttacaaattaatataaatactaatataataatatatttggataatgattattatgattttttatcaTGGGTGATATTATAGATACACATGACACTGTTCAAATAAACACCGATAAAACAGGGCGTTTTATTGCATGTTTTATAGAAAACGACTCGTATGCCCGGTGTGCAAATAGCCAATTTGCAGAAGGAATTACACGTCACCGAATCCAAATGTCAGAGGAATGACACGTGTCATTCCTCCGTTTTGGACACCGTTTTACAAAAAACTTTACGTTTCTGTTTAAATTCTAAAACTTGCCATTTTACATCAAATGTGTATATGTGTTATCCGTTTTGTATAGAAAACGGAGCGTTATATGCAAAACGGAGTGACTAAAAATCTGGATTAAAAACATATTCATGTattataaaaccctaaatatgAAACGGTTCAACCTATTTGCCGTGTGAAACCCCTAAAGATGAAGCGTTTTTTTGTCTTGGGATGGCAACGGTTCTCCATTACACACTTACACTCCCATTATTATATAAGAAAGTTCCGATTATGTTGTTTTTCATTCGATCCCAGTTAATCTTCTTAGTGTTTGTTCAACAAATTCCACATACAAACTCATCAAGAATCATGAATCGTCTAGATAAATGGGACCACGACTGCGCCCAGAATCGATTCGTGTTCAAGAGAAACGACAGAATCATGCTTTTAATAGAGAAAGTGAAGAGGGTCATGAAGCTTGACCGTGATTTTTTAAGGGAAGTTTACAGGCAGGGGGTTTCGAAGCCAAACCTCTGTGACTGCTCCAAAGATTTGATGAGGGTGCTGAGAAGAAGGTTTGACCCCAGAATGATTCACATGGATGATTGGGCGAAGGAGATTGTTTGGTGGACCTTTGCGTTGACTCGACACACAAGGAGATTGTATATAAAATTGTTGTGGGGAAATGGTCGAAGGATGTAGTTTGGTTCTCAATGAGTATCCCGAAACATGCTTTCCTTCTTTGGATGGTGCTAAAGAACAAACTGAAGACGCATGATGGGTTGAAGCCTTGGGATGTTGGCGGGGCAACTAACCTTAATCTTGTTTGTTGTTCTTTATGTAAAACAGGTCAGGATTCACATGCGCATATTTTCTTCAGGTGTACATACTCGGCGACTGTTTGGTCACTTGTCAAGGATATGGCTGGTCTTGGGCATGTGCTGAATATTGAAGATACTACAGATTATTTGATCCCGATTTCTAAAGGTAAATCTACAAAAAGTGTAATCGGTAGATTGGTTCTTGCTACAACTGTTTATTTTCTTTGGCAAGAGAGGAATAATCGTATGTTTACCAATAACATGAGACCTCCCAAAAGACTAAAGGAACACATTGTAAACACGGTCAGAATGAGATTAGCCTCGATCAAGTTCAAGGCAAGTAGCAAAGTGTTACAATTACTTGAAAACTGGAAGTTACCGAAAAGTCTTCTTATGGATGGTGATGATCCATCGTTTGTCAGATGATACTGAAGTGAGAAGCCTACATTAGCTGTTATTCTCATGTTATTTTCATGCTGATGTAGTCGTTCTAGTTTATATTTACGTGTATTGCTTTTTAGGTTGTTTAACCTTATATGGCATGTCATATAAGGAACTAATATGGTAATCTGCCATATTACTTGCGTTGTATTGTTCATTGTTGTTGATATAAAAGTTTAAGCAGGGTGACCTTGtacccaaaaaaaaagagatgttTTAACTGAAACGGGGATCGAGTTTAATTGCATCCATCTCGATTATAAGTGGTCAAGTAATGTTTTAAAGCTTTCCACTTTTGTATTAATAGCAAATATTAGGGTTCTTGGTCAAAAGTCATGTGATTGTCATACATGTACGTTTATAACTTTAGTTTAACTGAAACGGGTCAAACAAAAACTAGTGCTCACAAATCAGAAATGGAAGGCCAGTTATAATATACGTACAGCGGATTACAACAAGTTTACATCCCTTCAGGCCTAATACTATACAAATCAGAAATGGAAGCATCGGGATTAGAGGCTATCTGCTGAATATAAGGAAAAGTAATATTCCTTAGGGCCTCCTTAGCATCATCAATTCTTGAGCTTTTGCCAAGAAACCTA
Encoded proteins:
- the LOC122584450 gene encoding uncharacterized protein LOC122584450, which gives rise to MSIPKHAFLLWMVLKNKLKTHDGLKPWDVGGATNLNLVCCSLCKTGQDSHAHIFFRCTYSATVWSLVKDMAGLGHVLNIEDTTDYLIPISKGKSTKSVIGRLVLATTVYFLWQERNNRMFTNNMRPPKRLKEHIVNTVRMRLASIKFKASSKVLQLLENWKLPKSLLMDGDDPSFVR